The following DNA comes from Polynucleobacter sp. MG-6-Vaara-E2.
TATTGTTCTCATCGCATTGACGAACAAGGTCAACAATACGGCGGTTGTAGCCGCGCAACATACAGCCTTGGTCTGTCATAGTGATACGCGTGATGTTTTCACGTAAACGATTCATGGCGCGTGAAGCAAATTTTCTGAAAAAGCTATCACGGCGATTTGCACGAACGGTGCCGACATAATCATGACCTTTTAATAGCTGCTCAGTAAGCGCATCAATTTCTTCTGGGGGATTTTGTAAGTCCGCATCTAAGGTGATGATGTGCTCACCTTTTGCATATTCAAAGCCAGCCATGATGGCCATATGTTGACCAAAGTTGCTGTGAAATAAAACCGCGCGCGTTACATCCGGGCGTAAATCCACTTGCTTAGCCAGAATTCCAGCGGAGCGGTCTTTGCTGCCGTCGTTTACAAAAACGATCTCATAAGCAATATTGCGTTTGGTGGCAATAGCATCTAAAGCTGGGTAGAGGCGATCAAATAACGCTTGGAGGCCGTCTTCCTCGTTATATACAGGAATAACAATGCTGAGGATTGGGTTGGCAACTAAGTTTGCAGTCATGCCGCAATTTTGCCTGATTCTGAGAATCTAGCCCAATAAGACTAATTTTTGCAGTGATTTTTGAG
Coding sequences within:
- a CDS encoding glycosyltransferase, which codes for MTANLVANPILSIVIPVYNEEDGLQALFDRLYPALDAIATKRNIAYEIVFVNDGSKDRSAGILAKQVDLRPDVTRAVLFHSNFGQHMAIMAGFEYAKGEHIITLDADLQNPPEEIDALTEQLLKGHDYVGTVRANRRDSFFRKFASRAMNRLRENITRITMTDQGCMLRGYNRRIVDLVRQCDENNTFIPALAYTFAANPIEITVKHEERFAGESKYNLYQLIRLNFDLVTGFSIMPLQIFSILGMLLSLAAGSLFVYLLVRRFVLGAEVEGVFTLFALTFFLIGVMLFGLGLLGEYIGRIYQQIRNRPRYVVQTVLEKK